A window of Bactrocera dorsalis isolate Fly_Bdor chromosome 4, ASM2337382v1, whole genome shotgun sequence genomic DNA:
ttaaataCAGCAAAATTATATAACGTACATTtacaatagaattttttttaaataagcaaTACTATATtatgattttattgaattaacttttaatttgttgttacCTCATTAATAGGAAACTCTAAAAAGTTAAGTATTCCTCTCAAAGTGCCTTCTAAATTTCCAACCAAATCCTCATAGAATACAACCTTGATGTTGCCTGAGAAATCTCGTGCCCAGCTTAAATTAGTCGCTTCCCACATTTTCAAATTCTTAAGTACGAACTTCTGCCAAtctgaaaaacaaatatttttttaaataaaatattctatgtAACTACCCGTGCTGATAAATACATATAGAGAGATgtagaaaaatatgtttctaTAATAAAGGTCAGAAAACTGCCAAACGTCCATTATTGTCATCTGATCATAAATGTGTCACGAGTGACACAAATCGTTTAAAGTATTATTTTGAATATCAAGAGAATTATAGAGCTTTGCTTACATCATCTTGAACTACTAATATAAGGATTAAGACAAGTTGACCttactttaaattatattacaaaGTTCCTTCAAGCCCATTTAAAATGCACTGATGTTTTAAACACCCTTTTGATAAAGTTTTCGAATCGACTTTTAGTTGATGTATAATGGTATTGGTCAGAAACTAAAGACTACAAGTTTTCAAACTTTCTATCagtatgtttttgtttgttgctaCAGTGTAGTGTATAATAGTGTTGTTCACCTTaattaatcgagatagatataagtTGGTTTATATATAGAAACGACCTTATACCTAagtcgattagttttaggtaatacaAACACCGTTAGGTGGACAatactattatactctgtagcaacatgttgcaatagtAAAAAATAGATTCGAAACAGTTAATGCACATTTacgataataataattttctgcaTCATCCATGAATCCAATTTGCACtcttattattttgttaacaccactgtatataaataataaatataatatgttaccatatttttttttcaaactaataagtatagtttatataaatattcattattgtcaaatgaaataaaatattatagtaaTAAATAACTAGCGATTCCTTAAATAATGTGAAATCTCcatatttttcttacattttcctTTAGTTCTTTTATAACGATCGGGAGACGCAAATCCAATATGACCGCCACTTTGTCTATTAAATTCTGCCAATATCGCTTTCTCTGGGTCACGCACCAGTAAAATGGCCTTAGTAAATGGGTCCCATGCTTTAGGGCCGAATTCGTGTGTTTTCACTAACAATACAGAGCTATTACGTACATTTTCTGCCGGAAATCCAGTCTTTAACAACCCATAATCTTTGTAGACACTCCCCGTTAAAATCCCTTTAATTAAAAACGATATGTTCAGAAGACACGTATAAAACTAGTTATATCAAAAAACCGCTGTAGCAATTTATTCGTAAAATTTGTTGGATATTATAATAGTTTATTATTTACCTGTTGCTTGCTGCAATAAATACCTAAGCCAGGTGTTACCACTTCCTGGAAATGATGCTAGGGCAGTCAGACCCGGTATTCGATATGCAGCGTTATCTTTAGTATCTTCAGTAGTtgcaactaaaaaataaaacacaattatTGATGATTTATGTAAGCATATTTTGCCTTTGAGCTTCATTTTTTAGTTGACGAGTGAAGACTCACTCAACGGAGGAGCATCTTGCAAGCAAGTTAAGCAGACATGAAAGGAACTGTGTGTGTTGGATGCACTAAAATAGTAATACAGAAACCTAAAGAAACTCTCTAAGTAATCAATTAAGAGTAACTTTCTTTCGTTCACAAAGATCTTTTCGTACTTCATGTATTGTGTATTTAAAGTAAGTTTTATTGTTGCAACAGTGGAATGTGTTGTCTTCTTCTGTACAAAAATTGCTCATtggtacaaaatttttttctaacatttttgttctttatattttgtatctatattttcgaaataatggTAAAAGTATTTCCGCGTATGAACGATGCCTCCTATCTGTAATTTTTACACACTTTACTTACCTTTATTAGTGCTTAGAGCGGAAACGGTTGTAATCATGTTATTAGGTACGTTTGTCTTGAGATACTTAAGGCCGTTACACCAGCGGATATTGGCCTTGGATGTGAAACCACGGAAACGACTGTTGTGAAAATTTGCGAACTGAAATTGcacatttattaaaaagtgtTTGCCAAAATTGGATGCTTTCTGTATAAtgttaaactaaaatttatagaGATGCTATAAGTAaaggaatataaaatttgaaaacatgtacatatagatatgtataccaTACACACAGTTGTCCACAAAGTAATAGGATGACCAATAtgaaagatatgtatatttggctGCACAACTTCACATAACGGGGCATTCACATTAATATaggaaacaatttttattgtgaTGGTCGTTCAGCATTGCTAGTTCTCGGATACCCTTGTTATTGCTTTCCACAAAAAATAGGAGTGTTCGACATTTCTAAAATATCTCTAagcctaaaaaataataaataaaaaaaattgcgtaGAGTTCCATAATACACCAGCAATTTGAATTTTGTCATCCAAGGCCATCAACAATGAACTAAATGTGTTAGTTAATACTGAAACACCTCGTAGGCAAGTGTTACAGAACAAATAAGCGATGATAACTCTTCTtcgttgtttctttttttcgcaacgtggcgccaattgaaaaTTCTtagcaaagccaggtccttctccacctagtctttccaacggagtggtggtcttcctcttcctctgcttcccccggcgggtactgcgtcgaatattttcagagctggtgTGTTTTGATGACCTAGACAGCCGCCGACTAGCCGCTATCCtttaattccctgaactatgtcaatgacgtcgtatattggctttgcttccttatcaagtctggagaaagcagaacaaacggcgcgggtgttgaggccaatgatatcaatatcatccgcatacgctagcagctgtacactcttataaaagattgtacctgctcgattaagttctgcagctcgtattattttttccagtagCAGATTgcagaagtcgcacgatagggagtcggcTCGGAAATGTCCTTCAtgatcctgacagagcttttgttATTTCTAAACGTGggtttacacagtcgtattagttttgcggggataccaaattcagacatcgcagcataaaggcagttcctcttcgtgctgtcaaaagcaactttgaaatcgacgaagaggtggtgtgtgtcgattctcttctcaggggtcttttccaaaatttgtcacatggtgaatatttgttgttgatttgccaggtttaAAGCCAATCAGTTTTTTAACAGTgttctttaatctttcacataatacgctcgatagaaccttatatgcgatgtttaggagacttaCCCCACGATAGTTGGGAAGAGCACACTTCAATTCTAattgttgggcatgctttcgtcgaCAAACCATCggtccccgccgctttgttaattgctattcgaacttcttcatggtcaggcaatgTAACGTCTGGTCCATCGtcatcgggttcgccttctcctgtcgttatgctttcactgccattcagggggctggagaagtgttctaggtcacctttgggggttctacaagaatattctccggtcttgaaatcttctgttagtccctgtatcttttcgtagaattttggAGCATTACTTTTtatgtctgcaaatgcgtctcgtttccctcttcaactcacggtatctatcccatcccgcacgtgttgtggttcatcgtaatgttgc
This region includes:
- the LOC105222188 gene encoding WSCD family member CG9164; translated protein: MILQSWRLFGVSVIIIIYICSVLLFSINSSPRSNQKNERIERFSEFANFHNSRFRGFTSKANIRWCNGLKYLKTNVPNNMITTVSALSTNKVATTEDTKDNAAYRIPGLTALASFPGSGNTWLRYLLQQATGILTGSVYKDYGLLKTGFPAENVRNSSVLLVKTHEFGPKAWDPFTKAILLVRDPEKAILAEFNRQSGGHIGFASPDRYKRTKGKYWQKFVLKNLKMWEATNLSWARDFSGNIKVVFYEDLVGNLEGTLRGILNFLEFPINEELFSCTLIRREGVFRRKKRFLNFDPFTISMRSMIKQKKLEVYKYLENLK